Proteins co-encoded in one Zymomonas mobilis subsp. mobilis ATCC 10988 genomic window:
- a CDS encoding phage adaptor protein, whose translation MALFIDAQNLDSLTRYDGLLKAIALWLERDDLADEIPYFVQLAEARFRRLLTNPELETEITVAAGCPVALPDDFEALRLLYPAGGRRDRAFLQLPPDVFQQGKHQNKSVFTLIAGQLWISPLPETETAFSLVYRAALPSLSLNRQSNWLLTSHPDIYLFGSLLQAEFFGWNDSRLPVIKSALDEALGELNKAGLRKRYAESTLVAPSPVVEAVKGTYRW comes from the coding sequence ATGGCTCTTTTTATTGATGCCCAAAATCTGGACAGTCTCACCCGTTATGATGGCCTCTTAAAGGCGATTGCCTTGTGGTTGGAACGCGATGATCTGGCCGACGAAATCCCTTATTTCGTGCAACTGGCAGAAGCCCGTTTTCGGCGATTGTTGACTAATCCCGAATTGGAAACCGAAATAACGGTAGCGGCAGGCTGTCCTGTTGCGTTGCCGGATGATTTTGAGGCCTTGCGCCTGCTTTATCCGGCAGGCGGTCGTCGCGATCGGGCTTTTTTGCAGCTGCCGCCAGATGTTTTTCAGCAGGGCAAGCATCAGAATAAATCTGTTTTCACCCTGATCGCAGGGCAATTATGGATATCGCCTCTTCCTGAAACAGAAACGGCTTTTTCGTTGGTCTATCGTGCGGCTTTGCCGTCTTTATCCTTGAATCGCCAGAGTAACTGGCTGTTGACGTCCCATCCCGATATTTATTTATTCGGGTCGTTATTACAGGCCGAGTTCTTCGGATGGAATGACAGCCGTTTGCCGGTCATTAAATCGGCGCTGGATGAAGCCTTGGGCGAGTTAAATAAAGCAGGATTGCGCAAGCGTTATGCAGAAAGCACCTTGGTTGCGCCATCGCCTGTCGTGGAAGCGGTGAAAGGCACTTACCGATGGTAA
- a CDS encoding DUF5309 domain-containing protein, with product METPFVTAIGQTTAKNTYTEWQTDNLASANAQNKQVEGADLANESRQPTVRVGNYTQIMTKVVGTSTTDRAVHNAGRGDEHAYQLARAGQELKRDIEARFTGNFAAIPGDGAVVARETAGALAWLRSNAHRGDGGANPVMSGGDNGSGYPTTAATAGKARLYTEALLKEVLGDIWVSGGQPNMVITSLKLKQTAAAFPGLASNRRDTGDQKARIIAGADIYVSDVGEVQFVPDRFCDNSSALVIDPEYWSVATLDPIQKRSLATTGLADRDALYTEIALRCHNEATSGVLADLSAA from the coding sequence CTGGAAACACCTTTTGTAACAGCTATCGGTCAAACGACAGCCAAAAATACCTATACCGAATGGCAGACCGACAATCTTGCCAGCGCTAATGCCCAGAATAAACAGGTCGAAGGGGCTGATCTTGCCAATGAAAGCCGTCAGCCAACGGTCCGGGTCGGCAATTATACCCAGATCATGACCAAAGTTGTCGGGACATCGACGACCGATCGGGCGGTGCATAATGCCGGACGCGGTGATGAACATGCCTATCAGTTGGCACGTGCTGGTCAGGAATTGAAACGCGATATTGAGGCGCGCTTTACCGGTAATTTTGCAGCCATTCCCGGAGATGGGGCAGTCGTCGCGCGTGAAACAGCAGGAGCTTTGGCATGGCTGCGCAGTAATGCCCATCGTGGCGACGGCGGTGCTAATCCGGTGATGTCCGGTGGCGATAATGGCAGCGGTTATCCGACAACCGCGGCGACCGCAGGTAAGGCGCGGCTTTATACCGAGGCTTTGTTAAAAGAAGTTTTGGGCGATATCTGGGTCAGTGGTGGTCAGCCAAATATGGTGATTACCTCTTTGAAACTGAAACAGACGGCAGCAGCCTTTCCGGGGTTGGCTTCCAACCGGCGCGATACGGGCGACCAGAAAGCGCGTATTATTGCCGGTGCGGATATCTATGTTTCCGATGTCGGCGAAGTCCAGTTTGTACCTGATCGTTTTTGCGACAATAGCAGCGCTTTGGTCATTGACCCTGAATATTGGTCGGTTGCGACCTTAGATCCGATTCAGAAACGGTCTTTGGCAACAACGGGGCTGGCTGATCGTGATGCCCTTTATACTGAAATTGCCTTGCGCTGCCATAATGAAGCAACCTCCGGTGTTTTGGCAGATTTAAGCGCTGCCTGA